A genome region from Meleagris gallopavo isolate NT-WF06-2002-E0010 breed Aviagen turkey brand Nicholas breeding stock chromosome 7, Turkey_5.1, whole genome shotgun sequence includes the following:
- the GORASP2 gene encoding Golgi reassembly-stacking protein 2 isoform X1 — protein sequence MLVYSSKTLELRETSVTPSNMWGGQGLLGVSIRFCSFDGANENVWHVLEVEPNSPAALAGLRPHSDYIIGADTVMNETEDLFSLIETHEAKPLKLYVYNTDTDNCREVVITPNSAWGGEGSLGCGIGYGYLHRIPTRPFEEGKKISLPGQLPSASLSPLKDGFTEVQLSSVNPSPPLPPGPAGLEQSLSGLSISSPSTTVSNVLSTAGVPTVPLLPPQVSQSLTSVPPVNPATTLPGLMPLPAGLPNLTDLSKLNLPAPHIVPEMVQPGMPTLPSLPPLNLMGITPPLMPPKCVPLLPLVTEVSTVPTDLLPTMTQAGSFSVDPGTTVNVEQTSPLTLDSASPTSKATIDRSNESSAVNEKASGITDTHASES from the exons ATGCTGGTGTACAGCAGCAAGACACTGGAACTGAGGGAAACATCAGTGACCCCCAGCAACATGTGGGGTGGGCAGGGCCTGCTGGGGGTGAGCATTCGTTTCTGCAGCTTCGATGGGGCCAATGAAAATGTGTGGCACGTACTG GAAGTGGAACCAAACTCTCCTGCTGCATTAGCTGGGCTCAGACCTCATAGTGATTACATCATTGGAGCAGATACTGTCATGAATGAG ACTGAAGATCTCTTCTCCCTTATTGAAACACATGAAGCAAAGCCGTTAAAACTTTATGTATATAACACAGACACAGATAACTGCCGGGAAGTGGTGATAACTCCAAATTCTGCCTGGGGTGGAGAAGGCAG cctAGGGTGTGGCATTGGCTATGGTTATTTGCATAGGATACCTACACGCCCTTttgaagagggaaagaaaatctcTCTCCCAGGACAGCTGCCCAGTGCATCTCTCAGTCCTCTCAAAGATGGCTTTACAGAG gTTCAGCTGTCATCAGTTAACCCCTCACCGCCATTACCCCCTGGGCCAGCAGGACTCGAGCAGAGTCTGTCAGGACTTTCTATTAGCTCACCCTCGACTACTGTCAGTAATGTTCTCAGTACAG CAGGAGTTCCGACAGTCCCGTTGTTACCACCACAGGTCAGTCAGTCCCTTACCTCCGTGCCACCAGTTAATCCAGCAACAACACTACCTG GTCTGATGCCATTACCAGCGGGGCTTCCCAACCTGACTGATCTGTCCAAACTTAATTTACCAGCACCACACATTGTTCCGGAAATGGTACAGCCTG gTATGCCAACCCTTCCTTCTTTGCCGCCTTTGAATCTAATGGGAATAACACCTCCATTGATGCCACCAAAATGCgttcctctgcttcctttggtCACAGAGGTATCTACAGTGCCTACAGATTTGCTTCCCACCATGACTCAAGCTGGAAGCTTTTCTGTTGACCCTGGCACTACTGTAAATGTAGAACAGACCTCTCCGCTCACCTTGGATAGTGCTAGCCCAACTTCTAAGGCAACTATTGACAGATCAAATGAATCCTCTGCTGTGAATGAGAAGGCATCTGGCATCACAGATACACATGCTTCTGAATCGTAA
- the GORASP2 gene encoding Golgi reassembly-stacking protein 2 isoform X2 codes for MLVYSSKTLELRETSVTPSNMWGGQGLLGVSIRFCSFDGANENVWHVLEVEPNSPAALAGLRPHSDYIIGADTVMNETEDLFSLIETHEAKPLKLYVYNTDTDNCREVVITPNSAWGGEGSLGCGIGYGYLHRIPTRPFEEGKKISLPGQLPSASLSPLKDGFTEVQLSSVNPSPPLPPGPAGLEQSLSGLSISSPSTTVSNVLSTGVPTVPLLPPQVSQSLTSVPPVNPATTLPGLMPLPAGLPNLTDLSKLNLPAPHIVPEMVQPGMPTLPSLPPLNLMGITPPLMPPKCVPLLPLVTEVSTVPTDLLPTMTQAGSFSVDPGTTVNVEQTSPLTLDSASPTSKATIDRSNESSAVNEKASGITDTHASES; via the exons ATGCTGGTGTACAGCAGCAAGACACTGGAACTGAGGGAAACATCAGTGACCCCCAGCAACATGTGGGGTGGGCAGGGCCTGCTGGGGGTGAGCATTCGTTTCTGCAGCTTCGATGGGGCCAATGAAAATGTGTGGCACGTACTG GAAGTGGAACCAAACTCTCCTGCTGCATTAGCTGGGCTCAGACCTCATAGTGATTACATCATTGGAGCAGATACTGTCATGAATGAG ACTGAAGATCTCTTCTCCCTTATTGAAACACATGAAGCAAAGCCGTTAAAACTTTATGTATATAACACAGACACAGATAACTGCCGGGAAGTGGTGATAACTCCAAATTCTGCCTGGGGTGGAGAAGGCAG cctAGGGTGTGGCATTGGCTATGGTTATTTGCATAGGATACCTACACGCCCTTttgaagagggaaagaaaatctcTCTCCCAGGACAGCTGCCCAGTGCATCTCTCAGTCCTCTCAAAGATGGCTTTACAGAG gTTCAGCTGTCATCAGTTAACCCCTCACCGCCATTACCCCCTGGGCCAGCAGGACTCGAGCAGAGTCTGTCAGGACTTTCTATTAGCTCACCCTCGACTACTGTCAGTAATGTTCTCAGTACAG GAGTTCCGACAGTCCCGTTGTTACCACCACAGGTCAGTCAGTCCCTTACCTCCGTGCCACCAGTTAATCCAGCAACAACACTACCTG GTCTGATGCCATTACCAGCGGGGCTTCCCAACCTGACTGATCTGTCCAAACTTAATTTACCAGCACCACACATTGTTCCGGAAATGGTACAGCCTG gTATGCCAACCCTTCCTTCTTTGCCGCCTTTGAATCTAATGGGAATAACACCTCCATTGATGCCACCAAAATGCgttcctctgcttcctttggtCACAGAGGTATCTACAGTGCCTACAGATTTGCTTCCCACCATGACTCAAGCTGGAAGCTTTTCTGTTGACCCTGGCACTACTGTAAATGTAGAACAGACCTCTCCGCTCACCTTGGATAGTGCTAGCCCAACTTCTAAGGCAACTATTGACAGATCAAATGAATCCTCTGCTGTGAATGAGAAGGCATCTGGCATCACAGATACACATGCTTCTGAATCGTAA